The DNA sequence CGCAGATGATCACCTGATCGTAGTCGAAGATCATCTTGTTCACGGCGACCGGCACGTCCTGGACGAAAAGGCCGCGGCTGATGGCCTCGATCTCGCTGGCGGGGATCGTCCCCAGATCGCGGAAGGTGGCCGGGTCCTCCCAATGATGGTTGAAGACGCGTACGCCCGCGTAGCGGGTGGCCATCTCCTCCGCGGTGACCCCCATCCGGTGATGGATGGCCTCCTCCGACATGGGCTTATGCGTGCCCAGCGCGATCAGGTAGTCCAGGGCGGCCACCTTCCCCCACAGCAGCTCGTGAAAGAGCCGGAAGAACAGGCCCAGGGGACCGCTGCGAGTACCGTCCGGGACGATGATCAGCACCCGCTTGCCCGCCAGGTCGGCCCGGTCCAGGGCCTCTCGCATCAACTCGCGAACCTCTGATTCGCTCAATAGCCGATCCGGGTATCCTTTCCCTATCACCATTGCCATCCCCCCGTCAGTCCCCAATCCCTTTATACACCGCTGAAAGCCGAGAACCCCCCATCCACAGGCACGACGACGCCCGTCACGAAGGATGCGGCCGGCGAAAGCAGCCAGATGACCGTCCCCAGCAGGTCAGATGGATCGCCGAACCGGCCCATGGGGGTGTGGTCGATGATCGTCTGCCCCCGCGGGGTGAGCCCACCCGAGGCCTCGTCGATGAGCAGGTAGCGGTTTTGGTTGGTCAGGAAGAACCCGGGGGCGATAGCGTTCACCCGGATCTTTGGGGAATACTCCTGGGCCATATGCACGGCCAGCCACTGGGTGAAGTTGCTGACTGCGGCCTTGGCGGCCGAATACGCGGGGATCCGCGTCAGCGGCCGGAAGGCGTTCATGGACGAGATGTTGAGGATCGTTCCCTCCTCCTTTTCAGCCATCACCCGGCCGAACACCTGGCTGGGGATCAGCGTGCCGATGAAGTTGAGGTTGAACACCCATTGGAAGGCATCCTGGGGCAGATCGAAGAACGGCAGCTCCGGCGAGGTTGTGGCCTCCTTCCGGTTGCCCCCGGCGCCGTTGATCAGGATATCCACCGTGCCGAACGTATCCAGGATAGTCTGGCGGGCCGCCTTCACGCTCTCCGGATCGAGCACGTCCGTCTTCACGCCGATCGCCTCGCCGCCCGCCGAGGTGATCTCGTCTGCCACCCGTTGTGCCGCCTCTTCCACGATATCGAGCACGGCGATCTTGGCCCCGACCTTCGCCAGCCCACGAGACATCTCCCCTACCAATACGCCGCCACCGCCCGTGGCGACGACCACCTTCCCCTTCAGATCGAACAGAGCCTGTGGATCACGATCGCTCATCTTGCCTGCCTCTCCCTGTCTGGTAAAGATATGCTCCTGATCGTTCAGGGCCTCGCCTCCCCAGTTCCCATCGCTGACCTTGGGAAGGCCCTGCGGATCTCGCTTAAAGCGTGTCTGAGAAATGCCGTTACTTCTGCTATGGGGAGGCCCGGAGGGGCTCCCCCCGGAAAAGTGGGATTCCCATGGAGGGGAGCTCCCCTCCACACCTCCCCCTGTGGAACTGGTGGCTGAGGGAGTTCCTCAGGCACCTTATCGGTCAATGTTCAGACACGCTCTCACTCCTCCACCGTGCCTCCGGTGACGATCACCGGTCCCACGTGATCTCCTTCCTCATTCAACTTCCGATGGCTGCCATCGCAGTAGGGGAAGTTTTGGGATATCCAGCATCGGCAAAAGGCGACCTGCTTGCCGGGGGGAATCGTCTCGTGATGACGGTCCGGATGTCTGCCCTCGTTGATCATGCGCTATCCTCCTTCCATCTCGGATTCGATGGATCGCAAATGGGCGATCGCTCGCTGCGCGGCTGTATCCGCGTCCGGCATCGGCATGAACTCGCCGGAGACGAAGCCGGCGTATCCGGTCTCGAAGAGGGCCTTCAACAGGGAGCGGAAGTCCAGATGCCCTGCGCCGGGATACCATCGATTGGAGTCGGCCACGTGGAAGTGGAAAATGCGATCCCCGGCCCGCCGGATGCTCTCCTCCATGGACGGCTCCTCGATGTTCATGTGAAAGGTATCCAGCAGCAGCCCGAGGTTGTCCGCCCCCACGCGCTCGATGAGATCCAGCCCCTGATCCACGTTGTTGATCAGCGACGTCTCGTAGCGGTTGATGGGCTCCAGGGCCAGCCGGACGCCTTGTGGCGCCCCGGCCGCGCAGCACTCTTGCAGGGCTGTCACCAACCACTCCATCGCCTGGCCGTGGTCCACGCCGGGCTTCACGATGCCCCGCAGCAGCCCGATGATGATCACGGCGTCGAAGCGAGCTGCCAGGGGCACATGGCTCTTCACCCGCTCGATGGCCGCCGCGCGCACGGCCGGATCGGGGTCGGTGAAGGAGAGCCCCTCCTCACCCCAGGCCTGTCCGGTCCCGATGGCCGGGACGGCCAGACGGTGTGCGCTCACGACTCGCTCCAGCTCATCGACGTGGACCAGCTTGGGATCCCGGATGGCGAGCTCAACTCCATCATACCCCCATCCCGAGATCTTGGCAACGTTGGACTCAAAATCGCCTTTAAAGGCCACCGCCTGAAATTGGGCGGCGTGTGTGGAGAGCACGATACTGAGTTTCATGGTCCCTCGGGGTTGTGAGATAGTGAAACGTAAAGAGCAAAACGTAAAGAGTAAAACGTAAAGAGTAAAACGTAAAGAGTAAAACGTAAAGAGTGAAACGTAAGGGCGGAACGTAAAGAGTAACGGGCAGTGGGAGGATCCCCACCACCCGTTACTCGACATCTCAAAGCTCTAGAGCTCCGATCCCTGGCCGATGCGCGGCAGGGCATACACGGGCTTCCAGCCGGGGCTCAGCGGCTCTCGCAGATAGGGCTCCATCTCCTCGGCCGTGCGCAGTGTGACTTCCTCCACGGGCGGCACGGTGCCCGGTGGGAACGCCTCCAGGATGTGGTCGTTCAGCAGCGTCAAATACCGCAGGATGGCGGCGACGGGACGCTTGGCCTTCTCCGCGGATCCGCGGGTCGCCTTGCCGACGACGCCCTCAGGCGTGGCCGCGATCTCGATGGCGAAGTGCCCCTCGCCCTCAGACCATCGGCTGGGGCGCCCGAATGGGTCCACCGACTTGTCGAAATGCCCATCCGGCAGATAGCCTTTGCTCTCGGTGTCCACCGCGTACCGCATGTCCACCATCTCCGGGTGCAGCAGCAGCCCGATGGAGGTCTCCGCCTCGTCCGCGTGGACGAAGTCAGTCTCCCACTTGCCCCCGCGCTCCTTCGTGCGGAAGAACTCCCGCACGGCCCGGTGCCAGTCGATGACCCGGAAGATGCCGGGGAGCTGATAGCGCTTCTGGAACTGCTGAACCGCCGACTCCAGCACCCACAGCTGCCCGTGGTTGTTGACGATGATCTGCTTGCGGAAGCCATCGTTCCACAGCCCCAGCATGACGTCGATCATCAGCTCACGCACCACGTTCTCCCGGACGACCACGGTGCCGGGCATGCCCAGATGGTGGTATGGATGTGCCCCGTACATCAGCGGCGGCAAAGCCAGGTTCACCGGCGCGCCCCGCTTGGCCGTGTAGCGGCGCACTCCCTCGCAGATCTGGCTGACGTAGAGCGTGTCGGAGGCGCTGACCAGATGCCGTCCGTGCAGCTCGGTGCAGCCGACGGGGATCAGCACGATGTCGTTCTTCTTCCGATTCTCCTCCACCTGCCAGCGGACCGTGGTCTGGATGTAGGAGCCGGGCTTGCCCCACTCCACCGGCGAGGGGATCCCATACTCGGCCAGGATCGCATCGATCTCCTCATCACTGGCTTCCCAGATCTCCTTCTTCATACGGCCGACAGGATTGTCCTCGAAGAACAAGTCGGGTTGGTCAGTGGCGAGCCATCCTTTCGGCAACGTTTTCTCAGACATCTCACAATCTCCCTTTCTGTTCTGTACAATATGGTTACCTTCCCTTGGGGAAAGCTCTGCTGATTGGACGATCTGTCCATGTCGGGATGCCCTCCCGCATCGATCCGGCCGGATGGGGGAGCAACTCCGCTCCTCCTCGCCGTCCGTGGCTACATGCGGGGCCATCCCATGCTGCTGAGTGCACGGATCTGGTCGTTACAGCTCTTTCGCTCACATCGAATCGTATATGTGCCACCCTCCTGCGCGATGAAATGGCCCCCCCGTGGCCTCAGTCGCTGGTTGCCCACTGTTGGATGACGGATACGGCCTCATTGGTGACGCGCGCCTTTGTGGGAATGGGCCTCCTGCCAAGCACGAGGACGACCACGGCCTCCGCGTATTGCTCGGAGGGGATGTTCGCCCATTCGCGGGTGGGTACCTCAGCGGGCATCTCCTCCGGCCGCCAGGGCGTGTCCGGCGGCAATCCCTGGGCGGCGAGGAAGGCCTGTCGAAGCTCCCGCTGCTCCTGGCATTGGAACTCGATATGATGCGCCCACTCATGGACCAGGGCGCTTTGAAGCATCGCCGGCGTGCCCGGCACTCGCACGGTGACCGTGGCGCTGGTCGGGTCATAGGCCGCCCGGCTGTGCAGGGTGCGCGACGCTCGCAGCCGCACATCGCCGAAGCAATCGTCCCTTGCCCGGAACGTGCCCAGGAACCGGTCCCACGTTTCCCTCGCCAGGGCTTCAAAGTCAGGCGCCACCGACGCGTCTATGATGAGCTGCGGGGGATGTCGGCGCGTCGCCTGCCCGGACCATGCGCAGCTCCACACCCCTCCGCTCAGGAGGACCGCCAGGGCGAGCGCGAGCAGGCCCTTCCCGCTCAGATGCTTGTCACGCATGGGATATTATGGGATACCGGCGCTTTGTCAAACTTCTCTCTCGGGTAGAGCACACAGCACCGTGCCTCTGCGGATCGATAGGCCCCCGGCGGAGCGTCCATGGTGTGCCCCACCAGGGCATCGTCGTTGACCATATGCTAGTTGGCCAACTCCAGCTCCTCTTCGAACCTCTCCAGATCCCGTTGGAGTTCTAACAGATCCTGTCCTCCTGCCATCAGGTTCATCAGCTCGTCCTTCTCCACCTCCTCCTTTCGGTAGTCGGCCAGCACGCGGCCGCGCCGCAGGACGATGAAGTGATCCCCCACCGGATAGGCGTGGTTGGGGTTATGGGTGATGAAGATCACGGCCAGGCCGCGCTTCTTCGCCCGCACGATGTAGTGGAGCACGATGCTGGCCTGTTTGACGCCGAGGGCGGCCGTCGGCTCGTCGAGGATGAGGACCTTCGCGCCGAAGTAGATCGCCCGGCTGATGGCGATGGACTGCCGCTCGCCGCCGGACATCGTGCCCACCGGCTGATCCGGATCGTTGAGCTGGATGCCCATGTCTGCCAATTGTTCCCGCACGATGCGTTTGGCGCGGTCTATATCGTAGCGGCGGAACGGCCCCCATCCCTTTTCCGGCTCGGATCCCAGGAAGAAGTTGCGCCAGACCGGCATCAAGGGGATCAGGGCCAGGTCCTGGTAGACGGTCGCGATCCCTCGCTCCAGGGCTTCCCGAGGGGAGTTGAAACACACGGGTTCGCCCTCGAAGAGGTACTCGCCCTCCGTCGGTTGATGGACCCCGCAGAGGATCTTGATCAGGGTCGACTTCCCGGCGCCGTTGTCCCCCAGAAGACAGGTGACCTCGCCCGGGTAGAACTTGGCCGATACGTCGCTCAGCGCGATGACGCTCCCGAACAGTTTCGTCACATTCCGGACTTCCAGTATAGGCTCTGCCATCGACTCACTCCCCCTCTGTGCGCGTCTTGGCGGCGGCAGCGCTGACCTCCTCAGCTTTCTTGCGCGTATAGTCGTTCACAATGACCGCGGCGAGCAACATGACGCCCAGGAACGAGTAGAACCAGTCGGTGTCCCAGCCGGCGTAGACGATGCCGACTCGAACCATCCCGAAGATAAGTGCTCCGATCGAGGCGCCGACGACCGAGCCGTACCCGCCGGTCAGCAGACAGCCTCCGATCACTGCCGAGATAATGTAGACGAATTCCTGCCCGATACCCTGGCTGGCCACCGCCGATCGCAACCGTACGTCGTTCATGATGCCGACCAGCCAGGCGGCCGCAGCCGTGCCCATAAAGAGGGCGATCTTGACACGCCGGACCGGCACACCGACGTTGCGGGCGGCTTCCTCGTCCCCGCCGACGGCGAAAATCCAGCTGCCATACTTGGTACGGAGCAAGATCCAGCTTGCCAGCGCCGTGATCGCGATCCACCAGATGATGGACGTCCTGAATGCCACGCCGAACAGGGTGATCTCCGTGCTGAAGATGGTGCGCGCCAGGTAGAAGCTCTCCGCCCGGTCGATGCCGGCGACGCGCACCTGATTGGTGATCAGGCGGGTGACGCCCACGTTGGCGCCGCGCAGGATAAAGAACGTCGCCAGCGTCACGATGAAGCTCGGAAGCCTCGTCGTCACGACCAGCCAGCCGTTGAGGTACCCAACGGCGAGGGCGAAGAGGAGCGCCACGAACATGGCCGGCCATATGTTCCAGCCGGCCTGGGTGGACAGGAGCCCCGCGATCAGCCCGGCGGTTCCGGTCATCACACCGGTGGACAGGTCAAACTCGCCGCCGATCATCAACAGGGCCACCGCGACCGACATGATGCCCAGCGTGGAGGCCGGGTCCAGGAAGCGTGCGATCCCGCTGATGGTGGGGAACTGGTCCGGGCGGATGGCGGCGAAGAACAGAAAGATCACTGCCGCCCCCAGGGATGCGCCGACCTCCGGGCGCCGGAACATGCCTCGGACCATCCCCACTTCGGCAACTCGCTCCTCGGGCTTGGTAGCCCTGATCGTCTTGGAAGCCATAGGCAACCTCCTCAGGATACCGCTCTTCGGAAGCGCATCCTTCTCGGTGGAAATACCGTGGGAGGCCTGGAAGGGCACGGCCCCCGTGAGGGCATACGGCCGTGCGCTCCCACTGCAGCCCGTTCCCCGCCCCGCCCAGCCCAGCCCGCACGAATCAAGTCGAAAAAGGACAGGTGCAAGGCTGACATAGCAGGGGCCGGGTCACCCGGCCCTTACCGGCGGAGGGGGGCTCCACGCCGCCCCTCAGGGCTTGCGATGGGCATCGTGGGCTGTTTCGGGTGATTTCCACCCCGTTGGATACACTACCTGCTCCTCTGCTACTTCCCCTATGTGCAAGCGTGCGGACGTGCGTCTGTGGCCGATCTCAATGGATAAGGTTCGGAAGGGCACCCCTCTGGGTGGCCCCGCATGGGAATAGAAGAGCCCTT is a window from the Chloroflexota bacterium genome containing:
- a CDS encoding SDR family oxidoreductase, which gives rise to MSDRDPQALFDLKGKVVVATGGGGVLVGEMSRGLAKVGAKIAVLDIVEEAAQRVADEITSAGGEAIGVKTDVLDPESVKAARQTILDTFGTVDILINGAGGNRKEATTSPELPFFDLPQDAFQWVFNLNFIGTLIPSQVFGRVMAEKEEGTILNISSMNAFRPLTRIPAYSAAKAAVSNFTQWLAVHMAQEYSPKIRVNAIAPGFFLTNQNRYLLIDEASGGLTPRGQTIIDHTPMGRFGDPSDLLGTVIWLLSPAASFVTGVVVPVDGGFSAFSGV
- a CDS encoding sugar phosphate isomerase/epimerase — its product is MKLSIVLSTHAAQFQAVAFKGDFESNVAKISGWGYDGVELAIRDPKLVHVDELERVVSAHRLAVPAIGTGQAWGEEGLSFTDPDPAVRAAAIERVKSHVPLAARFDAVIIIGLLRGIVKPGVDHGQAMEWLVTALQECCAAGAPQGVRLALEPINRYETSLINNVDQGLDLIERVGADNLGLLLDTFHMNIEEPSMEESIRRAGDRIFHFHVADSNRWYPGAGHLDFRSLLKALFETGYAGFVSGEFMPMPDADTAAQRAIAHLRSIESEMEGG
- a CDS encoding creatininase family protein, whose product is MSEKTLPKGWLATDQPDLFFEDNPVGRMKKEIWEASDEEIDAILAEYGIPSPVEWGKPGSYIQTTVRWQVEENRKKNDIVLIPVGCTELHGRHLVSASDTLYVSQICEGVRRYTAKRGAPVNLALPPLMYGAHPYHHLGMPGTVVVRENVVRELMIDVMLGLWNDGFRKQIIVNNHGQLWVLESAVQQFQKRYQLPGIFRVIDWHRAVREFFRTKERGGKWETDFVHADEAETSIGLLLHPEMVDMRYAVDTESKGYLPDGHFDKSVDPFGRPSRWSEGEGHFAIEIAATPEGVVGKATRGSAEKAKRPVAAILRYLTLLNDHILEAFPPGTVPPVEEVTLRTAEEMEPYLREPLSPGWKPVYALPRIGQGSEL
- a CDS encoding sugar ABC transporter ATP-binding protein; protein product: MAEPILEVRNVTKLFGSVIALSDVSAKFYPGEVTCLLGDNGAGKSTLIKILCGVHQPTEGEYLFEGEPVCFNSPREALERGIATVYQDLALIPLMPVWRNFFLGSEPEKGWGPFRRYDIDRAKRIVREQLADMGIQLNDPDQPVGTMSGGERQSIAISRAIYFGAKVLILDEPTAALGVKQASIVLHYIVRAKKRGLAVIFITHNPNHAYPVGDHFIVLRRGRVLADYRKEEVEKDELMNLMAGGQDLLELQRDLERFEEELELAN
- a CDS encoding ABC transporter permease, producing the protein MASKTIRATKPEERVAEVGMVRGMFRRPEVGASLGAAVIFLFFAAIRPDQFPTISGIARFLDPASTLGIMSVAVALLMIGGEFDLSTGVMTGTAGLIAGLLSTQAGWNIWPAMFVALLFALAVGYLNGWLVVTTRLPSFIVTLATFFILRGANVGVTRLITNQVRVAGIDRAESFYLARTIFSTEITLFGVAFRTSIIWWIAITALASWILLRTKYGSWIFAVGGDEEAARNVGVPVRRVKIALFMGTAAAAWLVGIMNDVRLRSAVASQGIGQEFVYIISAVIGGCLLTGGYGSVVGASIGALIFGMVRVGIVYAGWDTDWFYSFLGVMLLAAVIVNDYTRKKAEEVSAAAAKTRTEGE